Proteins encoded in a region of the Teredinibacter purpureus genome:
- a CDS encoding phage tail assembly protein, which yields MNTTAIDLNFPINIDGRDVNTLEMRRPRVGDRLAVEKMSGDDADKEIRFIANLCEVAPSDIEKLDMADYLKIQDTLASFLS from the coding sequence ATGAACACCACTGCAATTGATTTGAATTTTCCAATCAATATTGATGGCCGCGATGTGAACACCTTAGAGATGCGCCGTCCGCGCGTAGGTGACCGGCTGGCAGTTGAAAAAATGAGCGGTGACGATGCCGACAAAGAGATTCGTTTTATCGCTAATCTCTGCGAAGTTGCGCCCAGCGACATTGAAAAGCTCGACATGGCCGACTACCTAAAAATTCAGGATACCCTAGCAAGTTTTTTATCCTAG
- a CDS encoding phage late control D family protein, whose amino-acid sequence MLAYLYKQSPPGYSLTIGGASATHELRTRLLSLSVVLNDGEQSDQFTLSVDDCQTLTFGRIQLPDTGKEIQVSLGYDLHKADMGIFHVDQITCNGSGGGGSINITAVPKLLLSEKTRTWADTTIGDIIGEIATDNSLTAKISASLKTVAIAIENQVNETDLSFITRLAKKYDALAKPASNNLLFLVKGESLSASGLPLLPTPITPDNVISWNCQLSDRTEYGSVVAIWHNRVTAAQEQVIEGTADAEPIYRMPHLFTSEAEAKAAAKAQHNRKKRDASTLDLTVVGDPGIVAGGSVMLVKIRSEVDGLWIIKSATHTLSGSGYQCTVSLYRE is encoded by the coding sequence ATGCTAGCGTATTTATATAAACAATCACCACCCGGTTACAGCCTAACCATTGGTGGCGCTTCGGCGACCCACGAATTGCGCACGCGTTTATTGTCGCTTAGCGTGGTATTAAATGACGGCGAACAAAGTGATCAATTCACACTTTCCGTGGATGACTGCCAAACGTTAACCTTTGGTCGTATCCAATTACCCGACACCGGAAAAGAAATACAGGTATCGCTGGGCTACGATTTACATAAAGCCGATATGGGTATTTTCCATGTTGATCAAATTACCTGTAATGGCTCCGGTGGCGGCGGCTCGATTAATATTACCGCCGTTCCCAAATTGCTATTGTCCGAAAAAACACGTACATGGGCAGACACCACCATTGGCGATATCATTGGTGAAATCGCTACAGATAATTCTCTTACGGCAAAAATAAGTGCTTCACTTAAGACAGTAGCCATTGCTATAGAAAACCAGGTGAATGAAACCGACCTCAGTTTTATTACACGTTTGGCTAAAAAGTACGACGCTTTGGCAAAACCGGCCAGTAATAATTTGTTGTTCCTCGTGAAAGGAGAAAGTCTATCTGCGTCGGGTTTACCGCTACTCCCTACCCCTATCACGCCGGATAATGTTATCAGTTGGAACTGCCAACTCTCAGATAGAACAGAATACGGCTCTGTAGTGGCCATTTGGCATAACCGCGTAACCGCAGCACAAGAACAAGTGATTGAAGGCACCGCCGATGCCGAACCCATTTACCGAATGCCACATTTATTCACAAGCGAAGCCGAAGCAAAAGCTGCTGCCAAAGCACAACATAATCGTAAGAAAAGAGATGCTTCAACCTTAGATTTAACGGTGGTCGGTGATCCTGGAATTGTTGCCGGGGGCTCTGTCATGCTAGTTAAAATTCGCAGTGAAGTTGATGGTTTATGGATTATTAAATCGGCCACACACACGTTGAGTGGTAGCGGTTATCAGTGCACTGTTTCGCTATACCGAGAATAA
- a CDS encoding tail protein X — translation MATVYSTKDGDMLDWICWRHYGQHARLSEATRQIEPHLVAANGGIDEEVEMLSQFSSTDLRGIVEQVLDANPRLVDYGSRLPAGVDVTLPELEASVEQQDVVQLWD, via the coding sequence ATGGCAACCGTATACTCAACCAAAGATGGCGATATGCTCGACTGGATTTGTTGGAGGCATTATGGCCAACACGCACGCCTAAGCGAAGCCACCCGCCAAATAGAGCCGCATTTAGTGGCGGCCAACGGTGGCATAGACGAAGAGGTGGAAATGTTGAGCCAATTTAGTAGTACCGACCTACGCGGTATTGTTGAACAAGTTCTCGATGCAAATCCACGACTGGTTGATTACGGTAGCCGCTTACCCGCTGGTGTTGATGTCACACTACCAGAATTAGAGGCCAGCGTAGAACAGCAAGACGTGGTTCAGTTATGGGATTAA
- a CDS encoding GPW/gp25 family protein, whose amino-acid sequence MSTQTTTQLIGMDANTGEPLSGIEHIRQSVRDILTTPIGTRVMRRDYGSNLMNLLDRPMNAELVADIQVAVSMSLSKLEPRLQLSRVSVELPSTATRTQQQSAAAGHVQIHIEGVVLPEGQYTILSDVLNS is encoded by the coding sequence ATGAGCACTCAAACAACAACTCAACTAATCGGGATGGATGCGAATACCGGGGAGCCCCTTTCCGGAATAGAGCATATTCGTCAATCCGTTCGCGACATTCTTACCACACCCATCGGCACTCGGGTGATGCGGCGAGACTACGGCTCCAATTTAATGAACCTGTTAGATCGCCCCATGAATGCAGAACTTGTTGCCGATATTCAGGTGGCAGTATCTATGTCGTTATCGAAATTAGAACCACGGCTGCAATTAAGCCGTGTATCGGTGGAATTACCGTCCACGGCAACGCGCACGCAGCAACAAAGCGCCGCCGCTGGGCATGTCCAAATTCATATTGAAGGCGTGGTGTTACCAGAAGGGCAGTACACGATTTTAAGTGATGTTTTAAATAGCTGA
- a CDS encoding baseplate J/gp47 family protein produces MRASLSAGLSKLQLPQLREKKARADTSSSHKETAWTNAIAQTIQSRLDSVSGDLNRLTESVMLATAEGASLDQAVALLGVQRQIITPADEKENPPIPAVMESDDRLRSRARYSVQALNHSGCEGSYRFFAMSASADVKDVSVFSRDWLEGSQNVSIFILNRYGRGDGLTDQTDLLETVRGAIEEVASITDDVDVRWANIIPYRLNIKLEFSTGTDKPACLAKVVAAVDALAKRNHRLGKNIVRDEILAELYQAGVEQALLVEPANDIAVPLDSVGYNAGIASEEGDFIIEEANALLIEGQTNIQLTLRTPQYFQTQVDMAVKTDE; encoded by the coding sequence GTGAGAGCGTCATTATCAGCAGGTTTGTCAAAACTTCAGCTACCACAATTACGTGAGAAAAAAGCACGTGCCGACACGTCATCCTCTCATAAGGAAACCGCGTGGACTAACGCAATAGCGCAAACGATACAGTCACGCCTAGACAGCGTTTCGGGTGATTTAAATCGTTTAACGGAATCCGTTATGTTGGCTACCGCAGAAGGTGCGAGCTTGGATCAAGCGGTCGCCTTATTGGGCGTTCAGCGACAAATCATTACCCCTGCTGATGAAAAAGAAAACCCACCTATTCCTGCAGTAATGGAATCGGATGATCGATTACGTTCGCGAGCCCGCTACAGTGTACAAGCGCTTAATCACAGTGGGTGTGAAGGTAGTTACCGGTTCTTTGCCATGTCGGCGAGTGCGGATGTAAAAGATGTCTCAGTATTTAGCCGCGATTGGTTAGAAGGAAGTCAAAACGTAAGTATCTTTATACTCAACCGTTATGGTCGCGGCGATGGGTTAACCGATCAAACTGATTTACTTGAAACCGTTCGAGGTGCGATTGAAGAGGTCGCTTCCATTACTGATGACGTTGACGTGCGGTGGGCCAATATTATTCCCTACCGCCTAAATATAAAACTAGAATTTTCCACCGGCACTGATAAACCGGCATGCTTAGCCAAAGTCGTAGCAGCGGTTGATGCGCTAGCGAAACGTAATCATCGGCTGGGCAAGAACATTGTACGTGATGAAATATTAGCTGAACTGTATCAGGCTGGCGTTGAGCAGGCGCTGCTCGTGGAGCCGGCTAATGATATTGCCGTACCGCTGGATAGCGTAGGGTATAACGCTGGCATAGCGTCCGAAGAAGGTGATTTTATTATCGAAGAAGCCAACGCGCTATTAATAGAAGGACAAACCAATATTCAGTTGACCTTGCGGACACCCCAATATTTTCAAACCCAAGTCGATATGGCAGTGAAAACTGATGAATAG
- a CDS encoding phage tail protein I, whose amino-acid sequence MSEAIKYAPPIPTVDEHLLPPNATTLEKKLAALTQPLEHIDVPLRQLWSPETCPEEFLPWLAWGLVVDQWDDSWPVEFKRAMVANTAQMHKIRGTKRSVNDVIRMVLALAEARVDQKALTSLEGLERYNSSFNVREWWETINNAEQGQQFSTDPLTFDVQLLIGGGVLGGRGILGGELYRQLRQAIDAVKPLSTRYKLSIGGAKLDAELPALKTGLRVKHYHRFQVAPQVSLKLKTTVPLGVRARSNRYGRFTVSPKAVLKFTTVMPMGVRSRAVERRRFSMKAIPTLNFKQKLTLQASVRNLRTKKFHFKPE is encoded by the coding sequence ATGAGTGAAGCCATTAAGTACGCACCGCCGATACCAACAGTGGACGAGCATTTACTGCCGCCGAATGCAACGACGTTAGAAAAAAAATTAGCGGCGCTTACGCAACCGTTGGAACACATAGACGTACCACTACGTCAACTGTGGAGCCCGGAGACCTGCCCAGAAGAATTTTTGCCGTGGCTTGCATGGGGGCTAGTGGTCGATCAGTGGGATGACAGTTGGCCGGTAGAATTTAAGCGTGCAATGGTTGCTAACACTGCACAGATGCACAAAATTAGAGGCACCAAACGATCGGTTAACGATGTTATTCGTATGGTGCTCGCGTTAGCTGAAGCCCGTGTTGACCAGAAAGCACTAACGAGTTTAGAGGGCCTTGAACGGTACAATAGTTCCTTCAATGTAAGGGAGTGGTGGGAAACCATTAATAATGCCGAACAGGGCCAGCAGTTTTCAACCGATCCGTTAACGTTCGATGTGCAGTTACTGATTGGCGGTGGTGTACTGGGCGGGCGTGGAATATTAGGTGGCGAGCTTTACCGGCAGCTTCGGCAAGCCATTGATGCGGTAAAACCTTTAAGCACGCGTTACAAGTTAAGTATTGGTGGTGCCAAATTAGACGCAGAATTACCCGCGTTAAAAACTGGATTGCGCGTTAAACACTATCATCGTTTCCAAGTTGCGCCGCAAGTATCACTGAAATTGAAAACGACAGTACCACTGGGTGTTCGTGCTCGCAGTAATCGCTACGGCCGTTTTACGGTATCCCCTAAAGCCGTTTTAAAGTTCACTACGGTAATGCCAATGGGTGTGCGTAGTCGCGCGGTTGAAAGGCGTCGTTTTTCTATGAAGGCAATTCCGACTTTAAACTTCAAACAAAAATTAACCTTGCAGGCCAGTGTTCGAAACCTGCGTACAAAAAAATTCCACTTTAAGCCCGAATAG
- a CDS encoding phage baseplate assembly protein V — translation MPDEESAADDSADRAVALSDSIAQQEQMLSSSVQFGRIVEPEDTDPKPPTEYPAVLVHIGGEKKGTFTRNWMQWTVARSGYDAHWWQPEIDEQVVVMAPSGNLALGVIVGVLPRGKWLSFPEANDFSAAPAAPNAVPAEDKAHVHQVNYKDGTAISYDRDLHALDLAVREKAEEDPGVVVGITLKEKKGGVVIQLEAGEPKLTVELSNEKGIKLTLGENFIELNEDTIKLTSKKLEIDAAEGFSVKSAKFNVDDSTEIDATGGKITLKAGTTMEISSGGADVK, via the coding sequence ATGCCAGACGAGGAAAGTGCAGCAGACGATTCCGCTGATAGAGCGGTCGCGTTAAGTGACAGCATCGCTCAGCAAGAACAGATGCTTAGCAGCAGTGTGCAATTTGGTCGTATTGTCGAACCCGAAGATACTGATCCAAAGCCACCGACAGAATATCCGGCTGTACTAGTGCACATTGGCGGTGAAAAAAAAGGTACGTTCACACGTAACTGGATGCAGTGGACCGTTGCGCGCTCGGGCTATGACGCACATTGGTGGCAACCCGAAATCGATGAGCAAGTGGTCGTGATGGCGCCCTCCGGTAATTTGGCATTGGGCGTTATTGTAGGTGTGTTGCCGCGTGGAAAATGGCTGTCGTTTCCTGAAGCAAATGATTTTTCGGCAGCTCCAGCCGCACCGAACGCCGTTCCCGCTGAGGACAAAGCCCATGTACATCAGGTGAATTACAAAGACGGCACCGCTATTAGTTACGACCGCGATCTACATGCCCTAGATCTCGCTGTTCGAGAAAAAGCAGAAGAAGATCCCGGCGTAGTTGTAGGCATTACTCTTAAAGAGAAAAAAGGGGGCGTTGTTATTCAGTTAGAGGCTGGAGAGCCCAAGTTAACGGTAGAACTTAGTAACGAAAAAGGCATAAAACTAACGCTTGGCGAAAACTTTATCGAACTCAATGAAGACACGATTAAATTGACCAGCAAAAAACTCGAGATAGACGCTGCGGAGGGATTTTCCGTAAAGTCTGCCAAATTTAATGTTGACGACAGTACAGAAATTGATGCGACTGGCGGCAAAATTACGCTGAAAGCCGGTACAACTATGGAAATTAGCAGCGGTGGCGCGGATGTTAAATAG
- a CDS encoding phage tail sheath C-terminal domain-containing protein codes for MAGFLHGVEIQELDLGPRPVAGGDTSVIGLVGTAKAGEAVEGEPVLIAGSRKEAVRLFGAVDVEATEIDDANSIPFALNGILDQTGAQIVVVKVKSTADGVKEKDLQAGIDALLGAESSVHKTPRILIAPSFSDRTLVSDRLKSVAERLRGVTIIDGPDTDNKTAITAASTMANARAYMIDPKVKVSAGAKKIRLEPASARVAGVFAKSDSERGFWWSPSNRNIAGIVGTSRPVDFALGDVNATANLLNEGKVATIIHANGYRLWGNRSCAADTKWAFISVRRTADLINDALQRSHMWAVDRNITKTYVEDVTEGVNAYLRHLKKIGAIINGKCWADPEINTWDQVVNGKVTFDFDFTAPYPAEHITFRSSLVNDYIQEIFA; via the coding sequence ATGGCTGGTTTTTTACATGGTGTAGAAATACAAGAGTTAGACTTAGGGCCGCGACCCGTTGCCGGTGGTGATACGTCGGTTATCGGCCTCGTGGGAACAGCAAAAGCAGGCGAAGCCGTAGAAGGTGAGCCGGTATTAATTGCGGGCTCTCGAAAAGAAGCGGTGCGTTTATTTGGGGCCGTAGATGTAGAGGCGACCGAAATAGACGACGCGAACTCAATACCGTTCGCGCTTAATGGGATTCTCGACCAAACGGGTGCACAAATTGTTGTGGTCAAAGTTAAATCTACGGCCGATGGTGTAAAAGAAAAAGATCTACAAGCCGGCATCGATGCGTTACTCGGTGCAGAAAGTAGTGTACATAAAACGCCACGCATTTTAATTGCGCCAAGTTTTAGTGACCGCACGCTAGTGAGTGATCGCTTAAAATCGGTGGCCGAACGCTTACGTGGTGTCACCATTATTGATGGGCCAGACACCGACAATAAAACGGCTATTACGGCAGCATCTACCATGGCGAACGCCCGCGCTTACATGATCGACCCCAAAGTTAAAGTATCCGCGGGAGCGAAGAAAATTCGACTAGAGCCAGCTTCTGCACGTGTTGCCGGTGTCTTTGCTAAATCTGATTCCGAGCGCGGTTTTTGGTGGAGCCCATCCAACCGCAATATTGCAGGCATCGTTGGTACCAGCCGACCTGTCGACTTTGCGTTAGGTGATGTTAATGCTACGGCGAACTTACTAAACGAAGGTAAGGTAGCCACCATCATTCATGCCAACGGCTACCGGCTTTGGGGTAACCGTAGTTGTGCCGCCGATACCAAGTGGGCATTTATCAGTGTACGCCGTACCGCCGACCTTATTAATGACGCACTACAGCGCTCTCACATGTGGGCCGTGGATCGCAATATCACCAAAACCTACGTTGAAGATGTAACCGAAGGCGTTAACGCTTACCTACGTCATTTGAAAAAAATCGGTGCAATTATTAATGGAAAATGTTGGGCTGATCCTGAAATAAACACGTGGGACCAAGTTGTTAATGGAAAGGTAACGTTCGATTTTGACTTTACCGCGCCCTACCCTGCTGAGCACATCACATTCCGTAGTAGCTTGGTTAACGATTACATACAGGAGATATTCGCATGA
- a CDS encoding phage tail protein, translating into MPAPFMMLLGPIRFSIDQAAYQQLQRTTQYSWATQSALGHPVLKYLGLGGPTRQYIGPGEDSLTINGSIYPHFNGGPLQLIIMRLSAGVGIALPLISGNGLVMGRWIIESINETKSEFFDNGAARKIDFTLTLKRFQQDFLPGF; encoded by the coding sequence ATGCCAGCGCCCTTTATGATGTTGCTAGGCCCCATTCGTTTTTCGATCGATCAGGCGGCCTATCAACAACTACAACGTACCACTCAATACTCGTGGGCAACGCAATCGGCGCTTGGGCATCCGGTCTTAAAGTATTTAGGGTTGGGTGGCCCCACTCGTCAATATATCGGCCCCGGCGAAGATAGCCTGACCATCAATGGTTCCATTTACCCGCATTTTAATGGTGGCCCTTTGCAGCTTATTATTATGCGCCTATCGGCGGGTGTGGGAATTGCGCTACCACTGATTAGTGGGAATGGCCTAGTGATGGGCCGTTGGATAATTGAAAGTATCAATGAAACGAAAAGTGAATTTTTCGATAATGGTGCAGCCAGAAAAATTGATTTCACGTTAACGCTAAAACGTTTTCAACAAGATTTTCTTCCAGGTTTTTAA
- a CDS encoding baseplate J/gp47 family protein — protein MITGQLQKHELLPLAAEVEKAVPPLDYEAILSEIKQSLQNILNDNKTLRSVNLELLPESDSILKILEVLAYREFLTRQRMNEALKACYLATARNEDLRRLAELIIPERAYEHAFDDKCREAVINEYQNIHTAGSRRAYITLAHQAAGDNETLREVHVVSTRKGQVDVSLLYQPHVTGSAKELAFERVTKTLQDDAIRPIGQKVVINDARVVPYQVKATLGFRDRLGSVEAIAAAKNAVLAFIEEKYRFGQNIYHNAVLSALHQPGVDYIILQPLKEHRALSDVASGSNQAPWCHPDNVHIQLHSDVPSEKIKGIRIEKIQRKRQLMSCELVIEPPQHEIRLTYYTLYWGDEDGEKLPGVSAIQSLPVGGERRVRLVNETVPQTAKTFVVFTVNENGEMGTVSGDAGAQEDDQRAGYAINIPSTEMNGP, from the coding sequence ATGATTACAGGGCAATTACAGAAACACGAATTATTACCTTTGGCGGCTGAAGTAGAAAAAGCAGTGCCGCCATTGGACTACGAAGCAATATTGTCTGAGATAAAACAGAGCTTGCAGAACATCCTTAATGACAACAAAACGTTGCGCTCCGTGAACCTTGAATTATTGCCCGAAAGCGATTCGATACTTAAAATTTTAGAAGTACTGGCATACCGTGAGTTTCTAACACGCCAGCGTATGAACGAAGCGCTTAAAGCGTGCTACTTAGCTACAGCGCGTAACGAAGATTTACGTCGCCTAGCGGAATTAATTATACCCGAGCGTGCATATGAACATGCGTTCGACGATAAATGTCGAGAGGCCGTAATTAATGAGTATCAGAATATCCATACTGCAGGTTCACGGCGTGCCTACATCACGCTCGCGCATCAAGCGGCTGGCGATAACGAAACGCTACGTGAAGTCCACGTGGTGAGCACAAGAAAGGGCCAGGTTGATGTGAGCTTACTTTATCAACCTCATGTCACGGGCTCAGCGAAAGAACTGGCTTTTGAACGTGTCACCAAAACACTGCAAGACGACGCCATTCGGCCGATTGGCCAAAAGGTTGTGATTAACGATGCGCGTGTGGTGCCCTATCAAGTCAAAGCGACGTTGGGCTTTCGAGATAGGCTTGGTTCTGTTGAAGCCATTGCCGCGGCAAAAAATGCCGTACTCGCGTTTATTGAAGAAAAATATCGGTTTGGCCAAAATATTTACCACAACGCGGTTTTGTCTGCGCTGCACCAGCCTGGGGTTGATTACATTATTCTCCAACCGTTAAAAGAGCACCGTGCGTTATCCGATGTGGCGTCCGGCTCTAATCAAGCACCTTGGTGCCACCCCGATAATGTGCATATTCAATTACATTCCGATGTGCCTAGCGAAAAAATTAAAGGTATACGGATCGAAAAAATTCAACGAAAACGACAGCTAATGAGTTGTGAATTGGTAATAGAGCCACCTCAGCATGAGATACGTCTCACCTACTACACCTTGTATTGGGGTGACGAAGACGGTGAAAAATTACCGGGTGTGAGTGCGATTCAGTCGTTACCGGTAGGTGGTGAGCGACGTGTTCGGTTGGTTAACGAAACCGTACCGCAAACGGCCAAAACCTTTGTAGTGTTTACCGTTAATGAAAACGGCGAAATGGGAACAGTGAGCGGCGATGCTGGCGCACAAGAAGATGATCAGCGTGCGGGATATGCCATTAACATTCCATCAACTGAAATGAACGGGCCATAA
- a CDS encoding phage tail-collar fiber domain-containing protein: MADQLVPIITDEGREALISGFANADNYRFSQVALGDANGDGYKPEPDMKVLVHEVQRVAVSSVVIQDHARLHITAVIGNPEDKDASEYNIHEIGFFLQGVGKDGQDIGDAVLFAVYATEPGENPLLSKDPATELLLAFDLVLPDIVEGELKFDKDSYLHLPEATQQSAGLLQIATKAEVTAGKADDKAVSPATMKSALAAFGDNLGKSELTATQVANKNEVKAGIVANKAVTPSTLTTAFKDFKKAQAAEPLNLDNVTANISLTVGNAKSRADGLAIQEGEGGKKEIFFADNGQIRSSDNNHRILFRRSEDILELREYGKIVLSPGAKKGTATATTTFHPSGNVTVKGHIKAEQFINTQPVYNPNHHRMYPDNPLVYQNIFDAVKKKAITKMGKPTFDNTGYTAAKPWHGKPIIKFGADTEKDGNGGKVTIPKGYDTVWLRVLGERWTAFKAYYLDGKKESLGLWTGGYRQTNCYSPDGSLADGRWIGGDNAALAHQWVPISVPRDGELGLVVKPQTNNSFWVSGLAFSQNPWNHSAVSAVTLHWKLNGGEAIKWNTHKWKGDILAQLEPAAVRTVMVPCMGDGQDKLLYLIEHNNDWNGGMHDGIKVNGKPIERFSATYDNPFARHWNSKLYNRYLAARIPASEIPQGFSYLKVEVDMVNSGHSIYLREMGTHNLMTPVA; the protein is encoded by the coding sequence ATGGCTGATCAATTGGTTCCGATTATTACCGACGAAGGACGAGAAGCACTCATTTCTGGCTTCGCCAATGCAGATAATTATCGCTTTAGCCAAGTTGCGCTGGGTGATGCAAATGGCGACGGATATAAGCCAGAGCCCGACATGAAAGTGCTTGTGCACGAAGTTCAGCGTGTCGCGGTATCGAGTGTGGTCATTCAGGATCATGCGCGCCTGCACATAACGGCTGTTATTGGTAATCCAGAAGATAAAGATGCGTCTGAATACAATATTCATGAAATTGGTTTTTTTCTACAAGGCGTAGGTAAAGATGGCCAAGATATTGGCGATGCGGTTTTATTTGCGGTATATGCTACCGAGCCGGGCGAAAATCCTTTGTTATCGAAAGACCCCGCGACCGAGCTATTACTGGCGTTCGATCTTGTGCTACCGGACATTGTCGAAGGCGAGCTAAAATTCGATAAAGACTCCTACTTACACCTGCCAGAAGCAACGCAGCAATCGGCCGGGTTATTACAAATTGCCACTAAAGCAGAAGTTACCGCGGGCAAGGCCGATGATAAAGCCGTTTCACCTGCAACGATGAAATCAGCACTCGCAGCTTTTGGTGATAATCTTGGTAAGAGCGAGTTGACCGCAACACAAGTAGCCAATAAAAATGAAGTTAAAGCGGGTATTGTTGCGAACAAAGCCGTTACGCCTAGCACCTTGACCACGGCGTTTAAAGATTTCAAAAAAGCCCAAGCGGCAGAACCACTCAATCTCGATAATGTAACCGCTAATATTTCATTGACGGTCGGTAATGCCAAATCAAGAGCGGATGGTCTCGCCATACAAGAAGGTGAAGGCGGGAAAAAAGAAATATTTTTTGCAGACAACGGCCAAATTCGCAGTTCGGATAATAACCATCGAATCCTCTTCCGCCGCTCAGAAGATATTCTAGAGCTTCGTGAGTATGGCAAAATCGTGCTATCGCCCGGCGCCAAAAAAGGTACGGCTACAGCGACGACTACGTTTCACCCGTCAGGGAATGTTACGGTTAAAGGCCACATAAAAGCTGAACAGTTCATCAATACCCAGCCAGTATACAACCCAAATCATCATCGCATGTATCCTGATAACCCGTTGGTGTATCAGAATATATTTGATGCAGTGAAGAAAAAAGCCATTACCAAAATGGGTAAACCCACGTTCGATAATACAGGCTACACGGCAGCAAAACCCTGGCATGGCAAACCGATTATTAAGTTTGGTGCGGACACAGAAAAAGATGGGAATGGCGGTAAGGTTACCATTCCTAAAGGGTACGATACCGTTTGGCTACGCGTACTAGGTGAGCGCTGGACAGCGTTTAAAGCCTATTATTTGGACGGAAAAAAGGAAAGCCTCGGTTTGTGGACTGGTGGTTACCGCCAGACCAATTGTTACTCGCCGGACGGTTCTTTAGCCGACGGGCGCTGGATTGGTGGCGATAACGCCGCGCTAGCGCATCAATGGGTACCCATATCCGTTCCTCGTGACGGCGAGCTAGGCTTGGTGGTTAAACCTCAGACAAACAATAGTTTCTGGGTTTCCGGTTTGGCGTTTAGTCAAAATCCGTGGAATCACAGTGCCGTTTCAGCAGTCACCTTACACTGGAAGCTAAATGGTGGTGAGGCTATTAAGTGGAATACCCATAAATGGAAAGGTGATATTTTGGCTCAGTTGGAACCTGCGGCTGTAAGAACCGTTATGGTGCCGTGTATGGGCGATGGACAAGATAAATTGCTGTACCTTATTGAGCATAATAACGATTGGAATGGCGGCATGCATGATGGCATTAAAGTGAATGGTAAGCCCATTGAACGCTTTAGTGCAACGTACGATAACCCGTTTGCACGACATTGGAACAGTAAATTGTATAACCGCTATTTGGCTGCACGTATTCCTGCGTCTGAAATACCCCAGGGGTTTTCCTACCTAAAAGTAGAAGTCGATATGGTGAACTCCGGCCATAGTATCTATTTGCGAGAAATGGGAACCCATAACCTCATGACACCGGTTGCGTAA
- a CDS encoding phage major tail tube protein, with protein MIPKVLKNFNLFVDGRGYAGRVDEVTLPKLSLKTEEFKAGGMDVPIELEMGMNKLECDITISEYDTEIIKMFGIREGAQVPLTLRGGLDGEEGVAPVVVSITGAWRDLDFGGWKAGEKAPLKVSIAARYYRLEIDGQELIEVDAENMVRKINGVDQMEAMRSALGM; from the coding sequence ATGATCCCTAAGGTTCTTAAAAACTTTAACCTATTCGTTGATGGCCGCGGGTACGCTGGTCGTGTAGATGAGGTGACGTTACCGAAATTGAGTTTGAAAACCGAAGAATTCAAAGCCGGTGGAATGGATGTACCGATTGAATTAGAAATGGGAATGAATAAGCTCGAGTGCGATATCACCATCTCCGAATACGATACCGAAATTATTAAAATGTTTGGCATTCGAGAAGGCGCACAGGTTCCGTTAACCCTTCGCGGTGGTTTAGACGGCGAAGAAGGCGTTGCGCCGGTTGTTGTTAGTATTACTGGTGCTTGGCGTGATCTCGATTTCGGCGGCTGGAAAGCCGGTGAAAAAGCGCCGTTAAAAGTTTCCATTGCGGCACGCTACTACCGTTTAGAAATAGATGGTCAAGAGCTTATCGAAGTTGATGCCGAAAACATGGTGCGCAAAATTAACGGTGTTGATCAAATGGAAGCCATGCGCAGCGCGCTCGGCATGTAA